The proteins below are encoded in one region of Clostridium pasteurianum DSM 525 = ATCC 6013:
- a CDS encoding ABC transporter ATP-binding protein, with amino-acid sequence MADLSLRHIYKIYSGNVTAVKDFNLEIADKEFIVFVGPSGCGKSTTLRMIAGLEDISKGELYIGGELKNDVSPKDRDIAMVFQNYALYPHMTVYDNMAFGLKLRKIPKDVIDTKVREAAKILDIEHLLDRKPKALSGGQRQRVAMGRAIVREPKVFLMDEPLSNLDAKLRVQMRTEIAKLHKKLETTFIYVTHDQTEAMTLGTRIVVMKDGIVQQVDTPQQLYNHPVNIFVAGFIGSPQMNFIDAKVVENAGKLSLNFEQESIPLNEEHSKIIKEKGYLGKEVIMGIRPENIDDDNEFIEKHSNSSIDAKVTVTELMGAETYLYLNKGKANFTAKVDGSSKARVGDTIKIAFNNDKLHVFDKETEQTIF; translated from the coding sequence ATGGCGGATTTATCATTGAGACATATATATAAAATTTATTCAGGTAATGTTACAGCTGTAAAGGATTTTAATCTCGAAATAGCCGATAAGGAATTTATTGTGTTTGTAGGACCATCAGGTTGCGGAAAATCAACTACACTTAGGATGATAGCTGGATTGGAAGATATTTCTAAAGGTGAATTATATATTGGAGGAGAATTGAAAAATGATGTTTCACCAAAAGATAGAGATATAGCAATGGTATTCCAGAATTATGCACTATATCCGCACATGACTGTTTACGATAATATGGCCTTTGGTTTAAAACTTAGAAAAATTCCTAAAGATGTTATAGATACGAAGGTTAGAGAAGCAGCAAAGATTTTAGATATTGAACACTTGCTTGATAGAAAGCCTAAAGCTTTATCAGGAGGACAAAGACAAAGGGTAGCTATGGGTAGGGCCATAGTAAGAGAGCCAAAGGTATTCTTAATGGATGAACCTTTATCAAATCTTGATGCAAAGCTTAGAGTACAGATGAGAACGGAAATAGCAAAATTGCATAAAAAACTTGAAACAACATTTATATATGTTACCCATGATCAAACTGAAGCTATGACTTTAGGAACGAGAATAGTAGTTATGAAAGATGGTATAGTACAGCAAGTAGATACACCACAACAATTGTATAATCATCCTGTAAATATTTTTGTTGCTGGTTTTATAGGAAGTCCTCAAATGAATTTCATAGATGCCAAGGTTGTAGAAAATGCTGGTAAGTTAAGTTTAAATTTTGAGCAGGAGTCAATTCCACTAAATGAAGAACATAGTAAGATTATTAAAGAAAAAGGTTATTTAGGGAAAGAAGTAATTATGGGAATAAGACCAGAAAATATAGATGATGATAATGAATTTATTGAAAAGCACAGTAATAGCAGTATTGATGCTAAAGTTACTGTAACAGAACTTATGGGAGCAGAAACCTATTTATATTTAAATAAAGGAAAGGCTAATTTTACTGCAAAGGTAGATGGCAGTTCTAAGGCTAGAGTAGGGGATACTATAAAGATAGCTTTTAATAACGATAAATTACATGTGTTTGATAAAGAAACAGAGCAGACTATATTTTAG
- a CDS encoding PucR family transcriptional regulator yields the protein MEQFKNFLQDLSNNTKINFSIISEDEYVIFTSKGFVENSNIISVPVSICKNRGKIKLEHKFSSCSNLLKYIIENKYKEMYLTKEQILMDVLYGKDISNDKICDIIPFLLQGCFVLLVSVDKNIYEALTLIKQIYKDEEDIISLIDDDKIIIIGSFTEVREHTKSIRDAINSNLFIKCKISFSSICYNKSDLIKCFNESKEALLLGKIYSLKEDILDYNKLLFEKVVYYLNIKTKQELMSIFNKKFNEFDYEMINTIEEFFNCGLNITDAARKLYIHRNTLIYRLCKIEKETGFDIRNFKDATVFVIAFLVWRENKQ from the coding sequence ATGGAACAATTTAAGAATTTTCTACAGGATCTAAGTAACAATACTAAAATTAATTTTAGCATTATATCTGAAGATGAATATGTAATATTTACAAGTAAAGGATTTGTGGAAAATTCTAATATAATATCTGTTCCTGTGTCTATATGTAAAAATAGAGGAAAAATTAAATTAGAACATAAATTTTCATCTTGTTCTAATTTATTAAAGTATATAATTGAAAATAAATATAAAGAAATGTATTTAACAAAAGAGCAAATACTTATGGATGTGTTATACGGTAAAGATATATCAAATGATAAAATATGTGATATAATACCTTTTTTATTACAAGGATGTTTTGTATTACTTGTAAGTGTAGATAAGAATATATATGAAGCTCTAACTTTAATTAAACAGATTTATAAAGATGAAGAAGATATAATAAGTTTAATAGATGATGATAAAATTATAATAATAGGCAGTTTTACAGAAGTTAGAGAGCATACCAAGTCCATAAGAGATGCTATAAATTCAAATTTGTTTATAAAGTGTAAGATAAGTTTCAGTAGTATTTGTTATAATAAATCAGATTTAATAAAGTGTTTTAATGAAAGTAAGGAAGCCCTATTACTTGGGAAAATATATTCTTTAAAAGAAGATATATTAGATTATAATAAGTTACTTTTTGAAAAAGTAGTTTACTATTTAAATATAAAGACTAAACAGGAATTAATGAGTATTTTTAATAAAAAATTTAATGAATTTGATTATGAGATGATAAATACTATAGAAGAATTTTTCAATTGTGGTTTAAATATAACTGATGCTGCAAGAAAACTATATATTCATAGGAACACTTTAATTTATAGATTATGCAAAATTGAAAAGGAAACAGGCTTTGACATAAGAAATTTTAAGGATGCCACTGTTTTTGTAATAGCCTTTTTAGTTTGGAGAGAGAATAAGCAATAA
- a CDS encoding 2-phosphosulfolactate phosphatase family protein, giving the protein MKVDIIISADDIKEKKILNKSVVVIDMLRATSVIVTAIKNGCEGVIPVLTVDEAVKIAEKHRNEYILGGERDAIKIQGFDFSNSPLEYNEEKVKGKTLIMTTSNGTRAIKASIKAKNIIIAAMINAEAVVQKLIDYNEDVVIINAGTNGEFSIDDFICSGYIISILKKRHPISLSDIATTSLYIYEKNTDVKSFIKYANHYKKIKQLGLSKDLEYCCQKNIVDAAPEYKDGIITIK; this is encoded by the coding sequence ATGAAGGTCGATATAATAATATCTGCCGATGATATTAAAGAAAAAAAGATATTAAATAAATCCGTTGTAGTTATAGATATGTTGAGAGCTACATCAGTAATTGTAACAGCTATTAAGAATGGATGTGAAGGAGTAATACCTGTTCTTACTGTGGATGAAGCTGTAAAAATAGCAGAAAAGCATAGAAATGAATATATACTTGGCGGAGAAAGAGATGCCATAAAAATACAGGGATTTGATTTTTCAAATTCGCCATTAGAGTATAATGAAGAAAAAGTTAAGGGAAAAACTCTTATAATGACTACTAGTAATGGTACCAGAGCTATAAAAGCCAGTATTAAAGCAAAAAATATAATTATTGCAGCTATGATAAATGCTGAAGCAGTTGTACAAAAACTTATTGATTATAATGAGGATGTAGTTATTATAAATGCAGGAACTAATGGGGAGTTCTCTATTGATGATTTTATATGCAGTGGCTATATAATAAGTATATTAAAGAAACGACATCCAATAAGCCTATCGGATATTGCTACTACATCTTTATACATATATGAAAAAAATACAGATGTAAAAAGCTTCATAAAATATGCAAATCATTACAAAAAGATTAAGCAACTGGGACTTTCTAAAGATTTAGAGTATTGTTGTCAAAAAAATATAGTTGACGCAGCTCCTGAATATAAGGATGGAATAATTACAATAAAATAG
- a CDS encoding ABC-F family ATP-binding cassette domain-containing protein, translating into MSILTVKNINHGFGDRAIFEDVSFRLLKGEHIGLIGANGEGKSTFMNIITGKLMPDEGKIEWSNNVRVGYMDQHAQLQKGKSIRDVLKGAFKYLFELEDELMKITEKMAEADEKTLEKLLDRMGNIQDLLDNNGFYMIDAKIEEVAKGLGLADVGLDRDVTDLSGGQRTKVLLAKLLLENPDILLLDEPTNYLDEKHIEWLRRYLEDYENAFILISHDIPFLNSVINLIYHVENKKLTRYAGNYDDFMRVYEANKRQLEAAYERQQAEIAKLKDFVARNKARVATTGMAKARQKKLDKMEKIELTQEKPKPEFNFKPAKTSGKLIFETDNLKIGYDTPLSKSLNLKMERGQKIALVGANGLGKTTLLKSLLGEIPAISGSVTLGDYQNIGYFEQEIKKDNYNTCIEEVWNEFQGFTQYEVRSALAKCGLTTKHIESKVVVLSGGEQAKVRLCKLINRETNILVLDEPTNHLDVEAKDELKRALKEYKGSILLVCHEPEFYNDIVTDIWNCEEWTTKIV; encoded by the coding sequence ATGAGTATTCTTACAGTGAAAAATATCAATCATGGTTTTGGTGATAGAGCAATCTTTGAAGATGTATCTTTTAGGTTGCTAAAAGGAGAACATATAGGTCTTATAGGTGCTAATGGTGAAGGTAAATCTACTTTTATGAATATAATAACTGGAAAACTTATGCCTGATGAAGGTAAAATAGAATGGTCTAACAACGTAAGAGTAGGATATATGGATCAGCATGCACAGCTTCAAAAGGGTAAAAGTATAAGGGATGTACTTAAGGGAGCTTTTAAATATTTGTTTGAGCTTGAAGATGAACTTATGAAAATAACAGAAAAGATGGCTGAAGCAGATGAAAAAACTTTAGAAAAATTACTTGATAGAATGGGAAATATACAAGATTTATTGGATAACAATGGATTTTATATGATAGATGCTAAGATAGAAGAGGTAGCTAAGGGGCTGGGACTTGCAGATGTAGGACTAGATAGAGATGTGACAGATTTAAGTGGAGGGCAGAGAACTAAGGTGCTCTTGGCAAAGTTGCTGCTAGAGAATCCAGATATATTACTTTTAGATGAGCCTACAAATTATCTTGATGAAAAGCATATAGAATGGTTAAGGAGATATTTAGAGGATTATGAAAATGCATTTATATTAATTTCTCATGATATTCCATTTCTTAATAGTGTAATTAATCTTATATATCATGTAGAAAATAAAAAACTTACTAGATATGCAGGAAATTATGATGATTTTATGAGAGTATATGAAGCCAATAAAAGACAACTGGAAGCAGCTTATGAGAGGCAGCAAGCAGAAATAGCTAAATTAAAAGACTTTGTAGCAAGAAATAAAGCTAGAGTTGCAACTACCGGTATGGCAAAGGCAAGACAGAAAAAACTAGACAAGATGGAGAAGATTGAACTCACTCAAGAAAAGCCAAAACCAGAATTTAATTTTAAGCCTGCTAAAACTTCTGGAAAACTTATTTTTGAAACTGATAATTTAAAAATAGGCTATGATACACCTTTATCAAAATCTCTGAACCTGAAAATGGAAAGAGGACAAAAAATTGCACTAGTAGGAGCTAATGGACTTGGGAAAACCACACTGTTAAAGAGTTTATTAGGAGAAATACCTGCAATTTCTGGCTCTGTGACATTGGGGGATTATCAGAACATAGGATATTTTGAACAGGAAATAAAAAAAGATAATTATAATACTTGTATAGAAGAAGTGTGGAATGAGTTTCAAGGCTTTACCCAATATGAAGTTAGATCTGCACTAGCTAAATGTGGACTTACTACAAAACATATAGAAAGTAAAGTTGTAGTCTTAAGTGGTGGAGAACAGGCAAAAGTAAGATTGTGCAAACTTATAAACAGAGAAACAAATATATTGGTATTAGATGAGCCCACAAATCATCTTGATGTTGAGGCAAAAGACGAACTTAAGAGAGCTTTAAAGGAATATAAAGGAAGTATACTTTTAGTTTGTCATGAACCTGAATTTTATAATGATATAGTTACTGATATATGGAACTGTGAGGAATGGACAACAAAAATTGTATAA
- a CDS encoding TIGR01212 family radical SAM protein (This family includes YhcC from E. coli K-12, an uncharacterized radical SAM protein.) — translation MNSFLKEKFGEKVFKISLDGGFSCPNRDGKISNTGCIFCSERGSGDFAGNRKFSISRQFEDIKNMMKKKWKKGEYIAYFQAYTNTYGDIDTLKAKYDEALAQEDVVGLAIATRPDCIDDDILNLLQEYNNKTYLWIELGLQTVHDDTAKLINRGYNLNVFEKALERLRLKNIDVVVHTIFGLPGENQKDMLDTIKYISKKDIQGIKMHLLHLMKYTPLMRLYEAGKLNFMSQEEYIDVVCKAISILREDIVIHRLTGDAPRSLLVEPKWSIKKWEILNAIDNRLKSENIYQGLYFYTN, via the coding sequence TTGAATAGTTTTTTAAAAGAAAAATTCGGGGAAAAAGTATTCAAAATATCCTTGGATGGAGGGTTTTCATGTCCTAACAGAGACGGGAAAATAAGTAATACAGGATGCATTTTTTGCAGTGAGAGAGGTTCTGGTGATTTTGCTGGAAACAGAAAGTTTTCAATCAGCAGACAATTTGAAGATATAAAGAATATGATGAAGAAGAAATGGAAAAAAGGTGAATATATAGCCTATTTTCAAGCATATACTAATACTTATGGAGATATTGACACTTTAAAAGCTAAATATGATGAGGCTTTAGCCCAGGAAGATGTAGTAGGATTAGCTATAGCAACAAGACCAGATTGTATAGATGATGATATACTAAATTTATTACAAGAATATAATAATAAAACCTACCTATGGATAGAACTTGGATTACAAACTGTACATGATGATACCGCTAAATTGATTAACAGAGGGTATAATTTAAATGTATTTGAAAAGGCACTTGAAAGGCTTAGACTGAAAAATATAGATGTAGTTGTCCATACTATATTTGGACTCCCTGGAGAAAACCAAAAAGATATGCTTGATACTATAAAGTATATAAGTAAAAAAGATATTCAAGGGATTAAAATGCATCTTTTACATTTAATGAAATATACTCCTTTAATGAGATTATATGAGGCTGGTAAACTAAACTTTATGAGTCAAGAGGAGTATATAGATGTTGTATGTAAAGCTATAAGTATCCTTAGAGAGGACATAGTTATTCATAGACTTACTGGAGATGCTCCAAGAAGTCTTTTAGTAGAACCTAAATGGAGTATAAAAAAGTGGGAGATTTTAAATGCCATTGACAATAGACTCAAGTCGGAAAATATTTATCAGGGTTTGTATTTTTATACAAATTAA